In the Acropora muricata isolate sample 2 chromosome 10, ASM3666990v1, whole genome shotgun sequence genome, one interval contains:
- the LOC136931029 gene encoding SHC-transforming protein 1-like yields the protein MFGKKKTSDSAGEWTKTGSFLHKPSRGWLHSDNSLQEGGVCYAVKYVGCLQVLKSMRTLQYEMRQQVTREAILRCSEAAGYHLGRRKKAGKNIQKLLADIPSMRNSGTNVNMTVSSAGIKLTSIENGRLVTNHDMQGISFASGGEKDCIDMIGYVAKDEFHGRACFVVDCGGGLAYDVINTIGQAFEIRFKLFLQNPPLATEVPERFSESIFESEEPSYEMEYEQPKDDGQHVKLPTIYQSANSEQSTYMALDPRTTTNHELYNYDNPNKALSGRGYDVPKRTNVGYAAPSNQTNRRTTGNGVSGHYDNPEDLRGASANRNGIGKADSLKFAAEACFDNHDTSAFYENPLAVPLVPQRVDSLEQRPTAGGTETPYDNPLAAKNNSGQGDWATFDDDVAPTPPSMSFPRPAPRKPPPVPKPYAASKMQVVEHVPPAPAATQNEGSLEAEVWYHGPMSRAEAELLLEDEGDFLVRESHSKAGQYVLSGVQKGQPRHLLLVDPEGHVRTKDRVFSSVQELIAYHVENKLPIISAGSQVTISHPVHKH from the exons atgtttGGCAAGAAGAAGACATCCGATTCCGCTGGCGAGTGGACGAAAACGGGCAGCTTTTTGCACAAACCTTCTCGAGGATGGCTTCATTCTGATAATTCTTTGCAGGAGGGTGGCGTTTGCTATGCAGTTAAA TATGTGGGTTGCCTGCAAGTTTTAAAGTCGATGCGAACTCTTCAATACGAGATGAGACAACAAGTCACACG CGAGGCTATTCTAAGATGTTCTGAAGCAGCCGGTTATCATTTAGGGAGACGAAAGAAG GCTGGGAAGAACATACAGAAACTTCTAGCAG ataTTCCCTCCATGAGGAACTCTGGCACGAATGTAAACATGACTGTGTCATCAGCTGGCATCAAATTAACTAGCATTGAAAATGGAAGATTAGTCACCAACCACGACATGCAAGGAATTTCTTTTGCCAGTGGGGGAGAAAAG GACTGCATTGATATGATAGGATATGTAGCAAAAGATGAATTTCATGGAAGAG cttgttttgttgttgattgTGGGGGAGGATTAGCATATGATGTCATTAACACTATTGGACAAGCTTTTGAGATTCGCTTCAAGTTGTTTTTACAGAATCCACCTCTTGCTACAGAAGTTCCTGAAAG GTTTTCAGAATCGATATTTGAAAGTGAAGAACCCAGCTATGAAATGGAGTATGAACAACCTAAGGATGATGGACAGCATGTGAAA CTGCCCACCATTTATCAGTCTGCAAACTCTGAGCAGTCAACTTACATGGCTCTTGATCCGCGAACCACCACAAATCATGAACTTTATAACTACGACAACCCTAACAAGGCCCTCTCAGGCCGTGGCTATGATGTCCCTAAAAGAACAAATGTGGGCTATGCAGCTCCTTCGAACCAAACAAATAGACGTACTACAGGCAATGGAG TTTCAGGTCATTATGATAATCCTGAAGACCTCCGTGGCGCTTCTGCAAACAGAAACGGCATCGGTAAAGCAGACAGCCTCAAGTTTGCTGCTGAGGCTTGCTTTGATAACCATGATACTTCAGCGTTTTATGAGAATCCATTGGCAGTGCCTCTAGTTCCCCAGAGAGTTGACAGCCTGGAGCAACGGCCAACGGCTGGCGGCACAGAAACACCGTACGATAATCCCCTCGCAGCCAAGAACAATTCAG GTCAAGGAGACTGGGCAACATTTGATGATGACGTTGCCCCTACTCCACCCTCGATGTCCTTTCCGCGACCTGCCCCAAGAAAACCCCCGCCGGTACCTAAACCGTACGCAGCCTCTAAGATGCAAGTCGTTGAACATGTCCCTCCAGCGCCAGCAGCGACACAAAATGAAG GCTCCTTGGAGGCTGAAGTGTGGTACCACGGACCCATGTCTCGCGCCGAAGCCGAGCTACTACTTGAAGATGAGGGCGACTTTTTGGTGAGAGAAAGCCATTCTAAAGCTGGGCAGTATGTTCTGTCGGGAGTTCAGAAAGGACAGCCGCGTCATTTGCTTTTGGTTGACCCGGAAGGACAT GTTCGAACGAAAGATCGTGTGTTTTCAAGTGTTCAAGAACTGATTGCATACCACGTGGAGAACAAGTTACCCATCATATCAGCTGGCAGCCAGGTCACAATATCACACCCTGTCCATAAACATTGA
- the LOC136931030 gene encoding uncharacterized protein, whose amino-acid sequence MEQDSSPTGFSEENDEETDSNGNDKEKTITTSAFFAFGFILYAVYSLLIAAAQDILAGSDIPTSSVISCIVGPYALITLVCPYFVQKITYLVRFIAVFVLYEVGLFSLVYADQVEAKLLAVCFVSLAFGVGEMSCIAMTSFYHQVVVGVFSAGTGVGFIAAPLYYTAMTTWFCVSSETTTLTVAGLVVLIVVFYFLMERKHSNSTEGAEQVKYKDVQYEKIPEDSKTDPPTLPVLTRDVKLKALKEICPWILCVVISWMSEFLVMQSVITTYAFPNSPFPPRDHYQYYITLFLLGEFIGRSYLAVVSFIKEELVPKLMVRKLWALTIIEVCILVFCLFAAWYRFLPDITTLLLLSFLAGLIIGIIYANVLQVFTESYEFPVKEFVLGFVAFATGIGIFTAGLLGLVVEPLFRQHCVTITDLAEYCFTRTDPKAFSNVTSSCHGHQ is encoded by the exons ATGGAACAAGACTCTTCGCCGACAGGATTCTCCGAGGAAAACGACGAAGAAACAGATTCGAATGGAAACGACAAAGAAAAGACCATTACAACATCAGCGTTTTTCGCGTTTGGCTTTATCCTGTACGCGGTTTATTCCTTGCTCATTGCAGCGGCGCAGGACATTTTAGCTGGCAGCGACATCCCAACTTCATCCGTGATATCGTGCATCGTAGGACCATATGCTTTAATAACTTTAGTCTGCCCTTATTTTGTCCAAAAAATCACATATCTTGTCCGATTCATTGCAGTCTTCGTCCTTTATGAAGTCGGTTTGTTCAGTCTCGTTTATGCGGATCAAGTGGAAGCCAAGTTGCTCGCTGTCTGTTTTGTCTCGTTGGCGTTCGGTGTTGGTGAGATGTCATGTATAGCAATGACATCGTTTTACCATCAAGTGGTTGTTGGAGTCTTTTCAGCAGGTACTGGAGTAGGATTCATTGCGGCACCCCTTTATTACACAG CTATGACAACGTGGTTTTGTGTTTCATCAGAGACAACAACGCTGACAGTGGCTGGCCTTGTAGTTCTCATTGTGGTGTTTTATTTCTTAATGGAGAGGAAACACAGTAATTCCACAGAAGGCGCAGAGCAAGTGAAATACAAAGACGTTCAGTACGAAAAGATACCTGAAGACAGCAAAACTGACCCCCCCACCCTTCCAGTGTTGACAAGAGATGTAAAACTCAAGGCCTTGAAGGAAATTTGTCCTTGGATATTGTGTGTCGTTATTTCCTGGATGTCAGAGTTTTTAGTCATGCAGTCTGTCATCACGACCTATGCTTTTCCAAACTCACCCTTCCCTCCTCGGGATCATTATCAATACTACATAACCTTATTCTTATTGGGAGAATTCATTGGTAGATCATACCTCGCAGTAGTGTCCTTTATAAAAGAAGAACTCGTTCCAAAACTAATGGTTAGAAAACTATGGGCGTTGACAATCATAGAAGTCTGTATTCTGGTTTTCTGCTTGTTCGCGGCTTGGTACCGTTTCCTTCCAGACATCACAACGTTACTCCTGTTGTCGTTTCTTGCTGGACTCATCATTGGCATCATCTACGCCAACGTGCTGCAAGTTTTCACTGAATCGTACGAGTTTCCAGTGAAGGAGTTTGTTTTGGGTTTTGTAGCCTTTGCCACGGGTATTGGCATATTCACAGCCGGTCTTCTTGGCCTTGTGGTAGAACCATTATTTCGACAACACTGCGTGACAATAACTGATCTCGCAGAGTACTGTTTCACTAGAACCGACCCCAAGGCGTTCTCTAATGTAACGTCGTCATGCCATGGCCATCAATGA
- the LOC136931031 gene encoding death-associated protein kinase 2-like yields MTDSLMIRKDNFENFYDILDEIGSGQFAVVKKCSEKSTGTEYAAKIMKKKRRRGSRRGVSTEEIIREASILLKTRHEGVIYLHAVFETTVDYTLVLELVSGGELFEFLSEQEYLSESEALGFTKQVVEAIHYLHDNHIVHLDIKPENIVLKDREEKKIKLIDFGLAKIIPPGEIVRAIMGTPEFVAPEVLNFEPVGTQTDMWAVGVLTYILLSGASPFLADDDNETFMNIQNVDYEFDEEYFSEISKQAKDFISKLLLKNPRDRLSARDCLKHSWLQPDEEAVKKRRSTLIKTDTFKAFTARERWKTSMKKVIALNRLGVLGKKEGSNGFESESSDTSDSESEIPHETNDRKKPLQNSKLLQDSTYSK; encoded by the exons ATGACTGATTCGCTAATGATCAGGAAAGACAACTTTGAGAACTTCTACGATATCTTAGACGAGATAGGAAG CGGACAGTTTGCGGTTGTCAAAAAATGTTCGGAAAAGAGTACTGGTACAGAATATGCTGCAAAAATCATGAAGAAGAAGCGGAGAAGGGGCTCGCGTCGTGGCGTTTCGACCGAAGAAATAATCCGCGAGGCAAGCATTTTGCTCAAGACGAGACACGAAGGGGTTATTTACCTCCATGCCGTCTTTGAAACCACTGTCGACTACACATTGGTCTTGGAGCT GGTGAGCGGTGGAGAACTATTTGAATTCTTGAGTGAACAAGAGTATTTATCAGAAAGTGAAGCGCTTGGATTCACTAAGCAAGTTGTCGAAGCCATTCATTATCTCCATGATAATCATATTGTCCATCTCGACATCAAG CCAGAAAATATCGTATTGAAAGACAGAGAGGAGAAGAAGATAAAGTTAATTGACTTTGGACTGGCAAAGATAATTCCACCAGGAGAGATTGTCCGAGCCATCATGGGAACTCCGGAGTTTGTAG CACCTGAAGTCCTTAATTTTGAGCCTGTGGGCACGCAAACAGATATGTG GGCGGTTGGAGTATTGACGTATATCCT GTTAAGTGGAGCATCGCCTTTCCTTGCGGATGACGACAATGAAACATTCATGAACATACAGAATGTTGACTACGAGTTTGACGAAGAATACTTCTCGGAAATCAGCAAGCAAGCCAAAGATTTCATATCTAAACTTCTTCTAAAAAATCCACG GGATAGACTTTCCGCAAGAGATTGTTTGAAACATTCCTGGCTCCAG CCAGACGAAGAGGCAGTGAAAAAGCGACGGAGTACACTTATCAAAACAGACACGTTCAAGGCATTCACTGCGAGGGAGAGATGGAAG ACGTCCATGAAGAAGGTCATAGCTCTTAACAGGCTTGGTGTTCTCGGCAAAAAGGAAGGAAGCAATGGCTTTGAG AGCGAGAGTTCAGATACATCAGATAGTGAGTCAGAAATCCCACATGAAACCAATGACCGGAAGAAGCCATTACAAAATTCCAAGCTCCTTCAAGACAGCACTTACTCAAAGTAA